The following proteins are co-located in the Wenzhouxiangella marina genome:
- a CDS encoding alpha/beta hydrolase family protein, whose protein sequence is MTMTTSFKLPIAPVLVLAGLLALSPLAQGRAPLALDDVFDLELAGDPRPSPDGERIVFERIWMDRQSDRARSMLWIMDADGSDLEPLTSRDRSVSSPRWSPDGTRLAYTSGGQIFVRWMDSGREVRLADLPRGASNLIWSPDGRWLAFVMHTPEADGLPVQLPGRPQGADWAPDPIYIDRLFYRADGAGYVDAGWRHVYLLPAEGGSPSQLTEGPYHHGDLSWSPDGQALLLTANRSGNAEREPQISDIYRLDLATRELERLNMERGPHARPRLSPDGRSLAWLGFEDRKLSYQANRLYVRELDGGEIRNLTEDLDRGIDDFAWDPDGRSLLIAYDHEGRGLLARQRLNGRREVLTDTLGGMSYGRPYSGGDFSVGASGLIAFTHLSSERPAEVAVLERNRVRVLTELNRDFLADHELGEVEEFWYESSVDGRRLQGWIIHPPGFDPSQRWPLILEIHGGPHTTYGPGFAMELQLMAARGYVVLYTNPRGSTSYGEDFANLIHHDYPSEDYNDLIDGVDAVIERGYVDPEQLYVTGGSGGGVLTAWIVGQTDRFRAAVSVKPVINWYSFVLSADAYAYFTEYWFPGPPWEHQEHYMARSPISLVGNVTTPTMLMTGEADYRTPISETEQYYQALKLRGIDTAMVRIPEAPHAIYRRPSNLMAKVAYILYWFEEHAGEDTGSEDQG, encoded by the coding sequence ATGACCATGACCACAAGCTTCAAGCTCCCGATCGCTCCCGTTCTTGTCCTCGCGGGCCTGCTGGCGCTATCGCCGCTGGCGCAGGGCCGCGCGCCGCTGGCCCTGGACGATGTCTTCGATCTGGAGCTGGCCGGTGATCCTCGGCCCTCGCCCGATGGCGAGCGGATCGTCTTCGAGCGGATCTGGATGGATCGGCAGTCGGACCGGGCTCGTTCCATGCTCTGGATCATGGACGCCGACGGCTCCGATCTCGAGCCGCTCACCTCTCGCGATCGTTCCGTCTCCTCCCCGCGCTGGTCACCGGACGGGACCCGCCTGGCCTACACCTCGGGCGGGCAGATCTTCGTGCGCTGGATGGACAGCGGGCGCGAGGTGCGCCTGGCCGATCTGCCGAGGGGGGCATCGAACCTGATCTGGTCGCCCGACGGACGTTGGCTGGCCTTCGTCATGCACACGCCCGAAGCCGACGGCCTGCCCGTCCAGCTTCCGGGACGTCCGCAAGGTGCCGATTGGGCACCGGACCCGATCTATATCGATCGCCTGTTCTACCGAGCCGACGGCGCGGGTTATGTCGACGCCGGCTGGCGACACGTCTACCTGCTGCCGGCCGAGGGCGGTTCGCCCAGTCAATTGACCGAGGGCCCCTACCACCACGGCGACCTGAGCTGGTCGCCCGACGGCCAGGCCCTGCTGCTGACCGCCAATCGCTCCGGCAATGCGGAGCGCGAGCCCCAGATCAGCGATATCTACCGCCTCGATCTGGCGACCCGTGAACTGGAGCGCCTGAACATGGAGCGTGGACCGCATGCCCGCCCTCGCTTGTCACCGGATGGGCGCAGCCTGGCCTGGCTCGGCTTCGAAGACCGCAAGCTGTCCTACCAGGCCAATCGGCTCTACGTCCGCGAACTCGACGGCGGTGAGATTCGCAATCTCACCGAGGACCTCGATCGAGGCATCGACGACTTCGCCTGGGACCCGGATGGTCGCTCGCTGCTCATCGCCTATGACCATGAAGGTCGCGGGCTGCTGGCCCGGCAGCGCCTGAACGGGCGCCGCGAGGTACTGACCGACACCCTGGGTGGCATGTCCTATGGTCGCCCCTACAGCGGTGGAGACTTCAGCGTCGGCGCCAGCGGCCTGATCGCCTTCACCCACCTCAGCAGCGAGCGCCCGGCCGAGGTGGCCGTGCTGGAGCGGAATCGGGTACGCGTCTTGACCGAATTGAACCGGGATTTCCTGGCCGATCACGAACTCGGTGAGGTCGAAGAGTTCTGGTACGAGTCTTCGGTCGACGGCCGGCGGCTGCAGGGCTGGATCATCCACCCGCCGGGTTTCGACCCCTCGCAGCGGTGGCCGCTGATCCTCGAGATCCACGGCGGACCGCACACCACCTATGGACCGGGTTTCGCGATGGAGCTGCAGCTGATGGCGGCGCGAGGCTATGTGGTGCTCTATACGAATCCGCGTGGCAGTACCAGCTATGGCGAAGACTTCGCCAATCTGATCCACCACGACTATCCCAGCGAGGACTACAACGATCTGATCGACGGTGTCGACGCGGTGATCGAGCGCGGCTACGTGGATCCTGAGCAGCTCTATGTCACCGGCGGCAGCGGCGGGGGCGTCCTGACCGCCTGGATCGTCGGTCAGACCGATCGATTCCGGGCCGCCGTGTCGGTCAAGCCGGTGATCAACTGGTACAGCTTCGTGCTCAGTGCCGATGCCTATGCCTATTTCACCGAGTACTGGTTCCCGGGCCCGCCCTGGGAGCACCAGGAGCACTACATGGCACGCTCGCCGATTTCCCTGGTCGGCAATGTCACCACCCCGACCATGCTGATGACCGGCGAAGCCGATTACCGGACCCCGATCTCCGAGACCGAGCAGTACTACCAGGCCCTGAAGCTGCGAGGCATCGATACGGCGATGGTGCGCATTCCAGAGGCACCGCATGCCATCTATCGCCGGCCGAGCAACCTGATGGCCAAGGTGGCCTACATCCTGTACTGGTTCGAGGAGCATGCCGGTGAGGATACGGGCTCCGAGGACCAGGGCTGA
- a CDS encoding 23S rRNA (adenine(2030)-N(6))-methyltransferase RlmJ gives MLSYRHGFHAGNPADVFKHAVQIALVRAMQEKPAGITIIDTHSGPARYDLSSEWALKTREFEPGIARLWNDSVGLEALQDYLDQVRVHNPDGRLRIYPGSPLISAGLLRPVDRLVLCELHPAEQQALSACFAGQAQVQIEAGDGYQAMQRHLPPATSRGLVMIDPSYELRDELDTMGKALRQALRRFAHGVYLIWYPQIEGRDLPIDSLRESLDLGPEAWLDLYVEFPPEQRLGRMHGCGMVVINPPYRARERLIELTRKGFGGTVHHV, from the coding sequence ATGCTCAGCTATCGTCACGGCTTTCATGCCGGCAATCCGGCCGATGTGTTCAAGCACGCCGTCCAGATCGCGCTCGTTCGGGCGATGCAGGAAAAGCCGGCCGGCATCACGATCATCGATACCCATTCCGGCCCGGCCCGCTATGACCTGAGCTCGGAGTGGGCCCTGAAGACCCGGGAGTTCGAGCCGGGCATCGCCCGTCTCTGGAACGACTCCGTCGGGCTGGAGGCCTTGCAGGACTACCTGGATCAGGTCCGGGTCCACAATCCGGATGGCCGGCTGCGGATCTACCCGGGGTCACCGCTGATCAGCGCCGGCCTGCTGCGCCCGGTCGATCGATTGGTCCTTTGCGAGCTGCACCCGGCCGAGCAGCAGGCCCTGTCCGCCTGCTTTGCCGGTCAGGCCCAGGTGCAGATCGAGGCCGGGGACGGTTACCAGGCGATGCAGCGCCACCTGCCGCCGGCAACGAGTCGCGGCCTGGTCATGATCGACCCCTCCTATGAGCTTCGCGACGAGTTGGACACGATGGGCAAGGCGCTTCGCCAGGCCCTGCGGCGCTTCGCGCATGGGGTCTACCTGATCTGGTACCCGCAGATCGAGGGTCGTGACCTGCCCATCGATTCGCTGCGCGAGTCCCTGGATCTCGGGCCGGAGGCCTGGCTCGATCTGTACGTCGAATTTCCCCCCGAGCAGCGCCTCGGCCGGATGCATGGCTGCGGCATGGTCGTGATCAATCCCCCTTACCGGGCTCGGGAGCGCCTGATCGAGCTGACCCGGAAGGGCTTTGGCGGCACGGTTCATCATGTGTGA
- a CDS encoding efflux RND transporter periplasmic adaptor subunit, translating into MSIKFGAGLSAVLCLLAGWVEAQTPVSVVRPVRAESVETLRFSGNLVARESARLSPQVAGLIAELEVDVGDRVEEGQTLLQLDAHLAELEVARAEAARAEARAALDEARRLAEEGRRLVGDRFLPDTEVRARESAAVLAEAGLARAEAELATEQERLRRHSLDAPFSGVIAARLAERGEWVGPGVPVLELVRVDELWLDVQVPQRYWAELGRSEALVRAHADVAPDRPLETEIQARVPVSDPTARTFLLRLLVHDRGESLMPGMSARVEVDLKRDQAATLVPRDALLRYPDGSTTVWIVPVGSDRASQRPVTVRRFLGDQVELDEELGAEARVVVRGNEVLSEGEVVRVVEEPR; encoded by the coding sequence ATGAGCATCAAATTCGGGGCCGGCCTGAGCGCCGTTCTCTGCCTGCTGGCCGGGTGGGTCGAAGCCCAGACCCCGGTCAGCGTGGTCCGTCCGGTTCGCGCCGAGAGCGTCGAGACGCTTCGCTTCTCGGGCAATCTGGTCGCCCGGGAGTCCGCCAGACTCTCGCCCCAGGTGGCCGGGCTGATCGCCGAGCTCGAGGTGGACGTGGGCGACCGGGTGGAGGAGGGACAGACCCTGCTCCAGCTCGATGCCCATCTGGCCGAACTCGAGGTGGCCCGCGCCGAAGCCGCTCGCGCCGAGGCCCGGGCGGCGCTGGACGAGGCCCGTCGTCTGGCCGAGGAGGGGCGACGCCTGGTGGGTGATCGGTTCCTTCCCGACACCGAAGTGCGAGCACGCGAATCCGCGGCCGTGCTGGCCGAAGCCGGCCTGGCCCGTGCCGAGGCCGAGCTTGCCACCGAGCAGGAGCGCCTGCGGCGGCATAGTCTCGACGCGCCATTCAGCGGAGTGATCGCGGCGCGTCTGGCCGAGCGGGGTGAATGGGTCGGTCCCGGGGTGCCGGTGCTCGAGCTGGTCCGGGTCGATGAGCTCTGGCTGGATGTCCAGGTTCCGCAGCGCTACTGGGCCGAGCTCGGTCGAAGCGAGGCGCTGGTGCGCGCCCATGCCGATGTGGCCCCCGACCGTCCCCTGGAAACGGAAATCCAGGCGCGCGTCCCGGTCAGCGATCCGACGGCGCGGACCTTCCTGCTGCGCCTGCTGGTCCATGACCGCGGTGAGAGTCTGATGCCGGGCATGTCGGCACGGGTCGAGGTGGATCTGAAGCGCGATCAGGCGGCAACCCTCGTGCCGCGGGATGCCCTGCTGCGCTATCCCGATGGCTCGACCACGGTCTGGATCGTGCCCGTGGGCAGCGATCGGGCCAGCCAGCGGCCGGTCACCGTGCGTCGCTTTCTCGGCGACCAGGTCGAGTTGGACGAGGAGCTCGGTGCCGAGGCCCGCGTGGTCGTTCGCGGCAATGAAGTCCTGAGCGAAGGCGAAGTGGTGCGAGTCGTCGAGGAGCCGCGCTGA